A region of Vigna radiata var. radiata cultivar VC1973A chromosome 6, Vradiata_ver6, whole genome shotgun sequence DNA encodes the following proteins:
- the LOC106763967 gene encoding putative cyclin-A3-1 isoform X1: MASPAKKNSNTNTTRPQSKAKKRAAAAVCQLLGNAKKKRVVLGDLTNVSRAVAVSESPKPKRIKVKLKNVDERSDPQLCGPYSSDIYQYLCGLEVAPRLRPMPDYVQKVQNDVDGNMRGVLVDWLIEVAEEYGLVSDTLYFCVAYIDRFLSLKVLSRQRLQLLGVAAMLVASKYEEVKPPEVEDLCYITDNTYSKEEVLNMEADILTALKFELGAPTVGTFLRRFCGVGQEGVDTSALQFEFLSCYLAELSLLDYYFVKFLPSLVAASVVFLARFMLSTKTHPWNSALHQLTTYKPADLKECILKIHDLYLRRRGPSLQGVREKYKQHKFKRVATTPSPPDIPLSFFEFSRVDS; the protein is encoded by the exons ATGGCATCGCCCGCAAAGAAGAACAGCAACACCAACACCACGCGTCCCCAGAGCAAGGCGAAGAAGAGAGCCGCAGCTGCCGTATGCCAGCTGCTCGGTAATGCCAAGAAGAAGCGCGTCGTTTTGGGAGACCTCACGAATGTCTCACGCGCCGTTGCCGTTTCGGAATCTCCGAAACCGAAACGGATAAAGGTTAAACTCAAGAATGTTGATGAAAGAAGCGACCCTCAACTCTGTGGCCCATACAGTTCTGACATATACCAGTACCTTTGCGGATTGGAG GTTGCTCCTCGTTTGAGACCGATGCCGGATTATGTTCAGAAGGTTCAGAACGACGTGGATGGTAACATGCGCGGTGTTCTGGTGGATTGGTTGATTGAGGTTGCAGAAGAGTATGGGCTGGTTTCGGATACGTTATACTTTTGTGTGGCTTATATAGATAGGTTTTTATCGTTGAAGGTACTGTCCAGACAGAGATTGCAGTTGCTTGGGGTTGCTGCAATGCTTGTTGCTTC GAAATATGAAGAGGTTAAGCCACCCGAGGTGGAGGACTTATGTTACATTACAGATAATACATACTCTAAGGAAGAG GTTTTGAATATGGAAGCCGATATATTGACGGCGTTGAAATTTGAATTGGGTGCTCCTACCGTGGGGACATTCTTGAG GAGATTCTGTGGAGTTGGTCAAGAGGGTGTTGAT ACTTCTGCTCTCCAGTTTGAGTTCCTTAGCTGCTACCTTGCAGAACTCAGTTTGTTGGATTATTACTTTGTAAAGTTTCTACCATCTTTGGTGGCAGCATCTGTTGTATTCTTAGCAAGATTTATGCTAAGCACAAAAACACATCCCTGG AATTCGGCCCTCCACCAACTCACTACATATAAACCCGCTGACTTGAAGGAATGTATTCTAAAGATACATGACTTGTACCTCAGAAGGAGGGGGCCTTCTTTGCAAGGTGTGAGAGAGAAATACAAACAGCATAAG TTCAAACGTGTGGCAACAACACCATCTCCTCCTGATATACCCCTTTCTTTTTTTGAGTTTTCAAGGGTAGATTCGTAG
- the LOC106763967 gene encoding putative cyclin-A3-1 isoform X2, with protein sequence MASPAKKNSNTNTTRPQSKAKKRAAAAVCQLLGNAKKKRVVLGDLTNVSRAVAVSESPKPKRIKVKLKNVDERSDPQLCGPYSSDIYQYLCGLEVAPRLRPMPDYVQKVQNDVDGNMRGVLVDWLIEVAEEYGLVSDTLYFCVAYIDRFLSLKVLSRQRLQLLGVAAMLVASKYEEVKPPEVEDLCYITDNTYSKEEVLNMEADILTALKFELGAPTVGTFLRRFCGVGQEGVDTSALQFEFLSCYLAELSLLDYYFVKFLPSLVAASVVFLARFMLSTKTHPWNSALHQLTTYKPADLKECILKIHDLYLRRRGPSLQGVREKYKQHKKYADSSCIGCFGTVQTCGNNTISS encoded by the exons ATGGCATCGCCCGCAAAGAAGAACAGCAACACCAACACCACGCGTCCCCAGAGCAAGGCGAAGAAGAGAGCCGCAGCTGCCGTATGCCAGCTGCTCGGTAATGCCAAGAAGAAGCGCGTCGTTTTGGGAGACCTCACGAATGTCTCACGCGCCGTTGCCGTTTCGGAATCTCCGAAACCGAAACGGATAAAGGTTAAACTCAAGAATGTTGATGAAAGAAGCGACCCTCAACTCTGTGGCCCATACAGTTCTGACATATACCAGTACCTTTGCGGATTGGAG GTTGCTCCTCGTTTGAGACCGATGCCGGATTATGTTCAGAAGGTTCAGAACGACGTGGATGGTAACATGCGCGGTGTTCTGGTGGATTGGTTGATTGAGGTTGCAGAAGAGTATGGGCTGGTTTCGGATACGTTATACTTTTGTGTGGCTTATATAGATAGGTTTTTATCGTTGAAGGTACTGTCCAGACAGAGATTGCAGTTGCTTGGGGTTGCTGCAATGCTTGTTGCTTC GAAATATGAAGAGGTTAAGCCACCCGAGGTGGAGGACTTATGTTACATTACAGATAATACATACTCTAAGGAAGAG GTTTTGAATATGGAAGCCGATATATTGACGGCGTTGAAATTTGAATTGGGTGCTCCTACCGTGGGGACATTCTTGAG GAGATTCTGTGGAGTTGGTCAAGAGGGTGTTGAT ACTTCTGCTCTCCAGTTTGAGTTCCTTAGCTGCTACCTTGCAGAACTCAGTTTGTTGGATTATTACTTTGTAAAGTTTCTACCATCTTTGGTGGCAGCATCTGTTGTATTCTTAGCAAGATTTATGCTAAGCACAAAAACACATCCCTGG AATTCGGCCCTCCACCAACTCACTACATATAAACCCGCTGACTTGAAGGAATGTATTCTAAAGATACATGACTTGTACCTCAGAAGGAGGGGGCCTTCTTTGCAAGGTGTGAGAGAGAAATACAAACAGCATAAG AAATATGCTGATTCGAGTTGCATTGGATGTTTTGGTACAGTTCAAACGTGTGGCAACAACACCATCTCCTCCTGA
- the LOC106763971 gene encoding putative cyclin-A3-1, with translation MATASENNASTTRPQREAKKRAAAAICQMQGNAKKKRVVLGDLTNVSDAAVAVAVSDTQQRKKIKLQKPVPTVATPEKVEERSDPQLCGPYVSDIYEYLCGMEVLPSKRPLPDYIQKVQKDVNANMRGVLVDWLVEVAEEYKLVSDTLYFCVAYIDRFLSLNVLSRQRLQLLGVGAMLIASKYEEIKPPEVEDFCYITDNTYSKEEVVNMEADILKALRFELGGPTVKTFLRRFCRVGQEGIDTSDLQFDFLSCYLAELSLLDYNCVKFVPSLVAASVVFLARFMLRSKTHPWNSTLHQLTRYKPADFKECVLNIHDLYLSRRGPSLQAVREKYKQHKFKCVATTPSPPEIPLSFFEFSGSDS, from the exons ATGGCAACAGCCTCAGAGAACAACGCCAGCACCACGCGCCCTCAGCGCGAGGCCAAGAAGAGAGCCGCAGCTGCCATATGCCAAATGCAGGGGAATGCCAAGAAGAAGCGCGTCGTTTTGGGAGACCTGACTAATGTCTCAGACGCCGCCGTCGCAGTTGCTGTTTCAGATACTCAACAacgaaaaaaaatcaaactccAGAAACCGGTGCCGACGGTTGCCACGCCGGAGAAAGTCGAGGAGAGGAGTGACCCGCAACTGTGTGGGCCGTATGTTTCGGATATATACGAGTACCTTTGTGGAATGGAG GTTCTTCCTAGTAAGAGACCGTTGCCGGATTATATTCAGAAAGTTCAGAAGGATGTGAATGCTAACATGCGTGGGGTTTTGGTGGATTGGTTGGTTGAGGTTGCCGAAGAGTATAAACTGGTTTCAGACAcgttatatttttgtgtggctTATATAGATAGGTTTTTATCCTTGAATGTATTGTCCAGACAGAGATTGCAGTTGCTTGGGGTTGGTGCAATGCTTATTGCTTC gaaatatGAAGAGATTAAACCACCTGAGGTGGAGGACTTTTGTTACATTACGGATAATACATACTCTAAGGAAGAG GTTGTGAATATGGAAGCCGATATATTGAAAGCTTTGAGGTTTGAATTGGGTGGTCCAACGGTGAAGACATTCTTGAG GAGGTTCTGTAGAGTTGGTCAAGAGGGCATTGAT ACATCTGATCTCCAGTTTGATTTCCTTAGCTGCTACCTTGCTGAGCTCAGTTTATTGGATTATAATTGTGTAAAGTTTGTGCCATCTTTGGTGGCAGCATCTGTTGTATTCTTAGCAAGATTTATGTTAAGATCAAAGACACATCCTTGG AATTCGACACTCCATCAGCTGACTAGATATAAACCCGCTGACTTCAAAGAATGTGTTCTAAACATACATGATTTATACCTCAGTAGGAGGGGGCCTTCTTTGCAAGCTGTCAGAGAGAAATACAAACAGCATAAG TTCAAATGTGTGGCAACAACACCGTCTCCTCCCGAGATAccactttctttttttgaattttcaGGATCAGATTCTTAG
- the LOC106764417 gene encoding MFP1 attachment factor 1: MSDTETTPNQPSSPPQTEAPPQPDPSAALSFTIWPLTGRTRDAIVNRLIETLTTSSVLSKRYGTLSFDEASAAARQIEGEAFSAADASAATSADGIKTLQFYSKEISKRMLDTVKTRAPPGSSAVEGVATVVSE, from the coding sequence ATGTCAGACACCGAAACCACACCCAACCAACCCTCCTCTCCACCGCAAACGGAGGCTCCGCCGCAGCCAGACCCCTCCGCAGCTCTTTCCTTCACCATATGGCCCCTCACCGGGCGCACCCGCGATGCCATCGTTAACCGCCTCATCGAGACCCTCACCACCTCCTCCGTACTCTCCAAACGCTACGGCACTCTCTCATTCGACGAAGCCTCCGCCGCCGCTCGCCAGATCGAGGGGGAAGCCTTTTCCGCCGCGGATGCCTCCGCCGCGACCTCCGCCGATGGCATTAAGACCCTCCAGTTCTACTCCAAGGAGATCAGCAAGCGCATGCTCGACACTGTCAAGACCAGAGCTCCGCCGGGTTCCTCCGCCGTAGAGGGCGTCGCCACTGTCGTCTCCGAATAA